CAAAAAATCAAAAAAGATCTGCCAGAATTGGAAAAGATCATCCTGCTGGATGAATCGCAAATCTACGACCGGGACCAGATTACTTTACAAAATCTGTTAGACAAAGGCAAGCACTATCTGGACGCCAATCGCAGCCAATTTGAAGCCACCTGGCGGAGCATCAGGGAAAACGACCTGGCCAACATCTGCTATACCTCAGGCACCACGGCGGATCCCAAAGGCATCATGCTGACCCATCGCAACTATACCGCCAATGTGGAACAGGCCAACTCCTTGCTGCCTATTCCAGAATGGTATCTGTCGCTGCTGATCCTGCCCTGGGACCATGCCTTTGCCCACGTGGCCGGCATCTATGCCCTGATGAGCAACGGCGCGTCCATGGCATCGGTACAGGTCGGCAAGACCCCCATGGAGACGTTGAAGAACATTCCGCTCAATATCAAGGAGACCAGGCCGACCTTTTTGCTCAGCGTGCCCTCCTTGGCGCAAAATTTCCGCAAGAACATCGAGAAAGGCATTCGCGCCAAAGGCCCTCGCACCGTCAAGCTGTTCGAAAAAGCCCTGGCGACCGCCTACAAGTATAACGGCCTCGGCATTGATCGCGGCAAAGGCAGCCGCATGTTGCTCAAGCCGATGATGCTGCTCTACGACAAAATCCTGTTCAGCAAAATCCGCGAGAACTTTGGCGGGCGGCTCCTGTTCTTCATCGGCGGCGGCGCGCTCCTGGATATCGACATGCAACGCTTCTACTATGCCATCGGCATCCCCATGTACCAGGGCTATGGCCTGTCCGAAGCAGCGCCCATCATCTCCGCCAATGTGCCGAAACGCCATAAACTGGGCTCCTCCGGCATCGTGGTCGCCAACCTCGAGGTGAAGATCTGCGATGAAAACGGCCGCGAACTGCCCATCGGCGCCAAGGGCGAGATCGTCTGCAAGGGCGAAAACGTCATGGCCGGATATTGGCGCAATGAAAAAGCCACTCAGGAAACCATTCGCGATGGATGGCTGTACACCGGTGATCTGG
This bacterium DNA region includes the following protein-coding sequences:
- a CDS encoding AMP-binding protein, with amino-acid sequence QKIKKDLPELEKIILLDESQIYDRDQITLQNLLDKGKHYLDANRSQFEATWRSIRENDLANICYTSGTTADPKGIMLTHRNYTANVEQANSLLPIPEWYLSLLILPWDHAFAHVAGIYALMSNGASMASVQVGKTPMETLKNIPLNIKETRPTFLLSVPSLAQNFRKNIEKGIRAKGPRTVKLFEKALATAYKYNGLGIDRGKGSRMLLKPMMLLYDKILFSKIRENFGGRLLFFIGGGALLDIDMQRFYYAIGIPMYQGYGLSEAAPIISANVPKRHKLGSSGIVVANLEVKICDENGRELPIGAKGEIVCKGENVMAGYWRNEKATQETIRDGWLYTGDLGYLDPDGFLYVLGRAKSLLISNDGEKYSPEGIEENILANSAYIDQIMLYNNQSPYTVALLVPNREALLRLLKSENLSHQSEAGQRRALQQLQKEIDQYKEGGTYSGMFPSKWLPAAVAVLGEPFTEQNRMLNSTLKMVRGKIVEYYKTRLDYLFTPEAKDICNKQNMTIISRME